The Candidatus Tumulicola sp. region GAAGAAGGTCAGTCGCGCGTTCGCCGATGGCTTCGCGAAGTTCGCACAAAACTTCGAGCGTAGTTTAGGCGATTCGAAGTCGGGCGCGAGCGATCGCGAACGCGCCTTAACGATAGCGTCAGCGGCGATCGGCGCGGTTATCGTTTCCCGTGCAGTAGCAAAGGCCGAGCCGAAATTTGCGGATGACATTTTAGCTGCTTCCCGTCGAATCGTAGGCGAGATTGCCGGCAAGTCGGAGCGGGCTAAGCGAAGAGAAAACGCCCAGTTAGGGAATCACTAAGTCATGGCTACCGCGGGGAAACGAATACAGACCAAGCGTCGAGTAGCGACTCCGCGCGCCCGTAGCCCGTGGGCCCCGACCGCGATCAAGGTTAAGCCGGGCGCTCAGCGCGTCTTCGACGTGACCGTTAAGCTTCAACGACTAGTAGCGGCGTTTGGCGAGAACGCGGCCGCGGAGTTATTGGCGCTCGACCCGGGGCAGATGCTTCGATGTCTCAAGGGCCGAGAAAAGATTGGCGTTGCAACAGCGCAGCGAATCATCGATTTCGAGTACATGGTCGATTGCGCATTGCGCGTCTTTCACCCCGACGAAGTTGGACCGTGGCTTGGCCAACCGGAGCCGCTGTTGGGCGACGCCATCCCATTGAACGTGCTGGTGCTTCGTGGAACCTCGCCAGTGATCGCCGCGCTGACGCGCATCGCCGCGGGAGCCTTTGCTTAAGGCCGCCGATCCTGACGATCTCTGCTTTTGATTTCGCCTACCGTGTAGCAGAAGCGGCGTCGTTGAGGGCCCACGACCGTGCAGCCTGATTACCGTGCCCGGCTGCATATCGCTGAAGGCCTTGTAGCAGCCGCACCTCCTCTTCGGTCAGATCCGGATGCCACACGTCTACGACGAGAACCGCCCGCGTGAAAGTACTGTCGTTCCACGCCTCGTGCAGAAAGCTGTCGTCGAAGACAAGGCATTTTCCAACCGTCCAAGAGCGCGACTCGTCCGCAACGCGTATCCCGCAATCCGGTGGGACATCGATCCCGAGATGGCAGCGCAGTCGTACATTCGTCGGTCCGTGATGGCGTGCGACGCGCGTTCCGGGTGCCATCCGCGAGAAATAGACGAGGCCGGCCAGATCGCGAACGGTGCGGTGCTCTTCGATAAGTTGTGCGGTCACAGGGCAAGCCGAACAGTTCGCTTCGTGGCGGCGACCACGATCGTATAGAAAGAAAACGTCCCAGTTGCCCGTTCGAGAAATTGGCTCCGTTTCGCGGTGGAACGCGCGCGCGTCGATAGCGGATGCTTCGACCGCGATTTGCTTGGCCGCATTCTCGAGCGCTAGTACTAAAGGGAACTGTGTGGGATCGTGCCACGGCTTCGACGTCAAGCCGGGGTAATGCAACATCTGTGAGCCGTCGCCATCCTGTCGCAATTGAGCGATGTAGGATGAAAAGCGCGCTGGAAGCGGCGAATCGAGCATCTCCATCATGTTGCTCTCCGAAAGCGAAGGTTCCAATGAAAAAAGTCACTCTTCGTGATAAATTTGACAGCTTCGACGAGACGTGGCAGCCGAAGATCGTCGGCGAGCTCAACGATTTTCACGTCAAGCTCGTGAAGGTTGAGGGAGAATTCGTCTGGCACCATCACGAGGTCGAAGACGAGTTGTTTATGGTGATCGAGGGCGAAATCGCGATGCACTATCGAGACGGCGACGACGAGCGAGTCGAACGCTTCGGTCCGGGCGAATTCTTAATCGTGCCACACAGCGTCGAGCACAAACCGGTTGCCGCGTTGGCAACCGAACTATTGTTGCTCGAGCCGAAATCCACGGTCAACACGGGCGCTGCCACTGGGGACCGGACCGCTCACCCCGAGTGGATATAGTCCCGACGTCACGCTAAAAGGAGCAAGCAAGCTTCGCCGGAATGACGACGCACGATGATGTTGTCGGTCCGACGCTTCACGACGGTTGCAATTCTTGCGCTGGCGGCGACCGTTTGGTCAGCCGCGCCGGCTGCTGCGCTCATCACCCCGTCAAAGTCGTACGCGGCGGCCTACGCGTTCGATATCTACACGCCTGATGTACCGGATCTTTCGTCGTTGCGGATCGACTTCTTCAACTACTTGGTTCCGCAGAAGTTGCTACCCGCGGACAACCCGTTTTGCGTCATCCCCGTGGGTTGCCGCACCGCCGTATTTACCTACGACTACAGCGGGACCGTCGAAGCGTTAACACTGATGTACGGCGACGGCAATAAGGCGCTTCATACCGATGCGATGCAACGCGGAACGCTGCATGCGGGAGCGCTTCTCAGCGTTCCGATCTTCGACGACAACGC contains the following coding sequences:
- a CDS encoding aspartyl/asparaginyl beta-hydroxylase domain-containing protein, yielding MEPSLSESNMMEMLDSPLPARFSSYIAQLRQDGDGSQMLHYPGLTSKPWHDPTQFPLVLALENAAKQIAVEASAIDARAFHRETEPISRTGNWDVFFLYDRGRRHEANCSACPVTAQLIEEHRTVRDLAGLVYFSRMAPGTRVARHHGPTNVRLRCHLGIDVPPDCGIRVADESRSWTVGKCLVFDDSFLHEAWNDSTFTRAVLVVDVWHPDLTEEEVRLLQGLQRYAAGHGNQAARSWALNDAASATR
- a CDS encoding cupin domain-containing protein, with translation MKKVTLRDKFDSFDETWQPKIVGELNDFHVKLVKVEGEFVWHHHEVEDELFMVIEGEIAMHYRDGDDERVERFGPGEFLIVPHSVEHKPVAALATELLLLEPKSTVNTGAATGDRTAHPEWI